From a single Vanacampus margaritifer isolate UIUO_Vmar chromosome 15, RoL_Vmar_1.0, whole genome shotgun sequence genomic region:
- the pop7 gene encoding ribonuclease P protein subunit p20 — protein sequence MTEPRNSGMSSLPAVAPVKPSDSPCAVDIDPVEYTLRKRLPRKLPKRRNDVYVNMKTDFRAQLARCQKLLDGGSGHREICVHGLGLAINRAINIALQLQASSQGALQLAANTSTVELVDDLEPEDPDEAAEPMTRTRNNSAIHIKVFYPDPQ from the coding sequence ATGACCGAGCCTCGCAATTCAGGGATGTCGTCACTCCCCGCGGTCGCCCCCGTGAAACCCTCCGACAGCCCCTGCGCCGTCGACATAGACCCGGTGGAGTACACCCTCCGGAAGCGACTCCCCCGAAAGCTCCCCAAAAGGCGAAACGACGTATACGTCAACATGAAGACGGACTTCCGGGCGCAGCTCGCCCGCTGCCAGAAGCTGCTGGACGGCGGCAGCGGCCACCGGGAGATCTGCGTGCACGGCCTGGGCTTGGCCATCAACCGGGCCATCAACATCGCGCTGCAGCTGCAGGCCAGCAGCCAGGGGGCGCTGCAGCTGGCCGCCAACACCTCTACGGTGGAGCTGGTGGACGACCTGGAGCCGGAGGACCCGGACGAGGCCGCAGAGCCCATGACGCGAACGCGCAACAACTCGGCTATCCACATCAAGGTTTTTTATCCGGATCCGCAGTGA
- the epoa gene encoding erythropoietin isoform X3 has product MDFPGLLALLLMVLEWTCPSLPSPLRPICDLRVLNHFIKEAQDAEAAMKSCRDGCTLSQSVSIPQTRVDFDVWEKKNAMEKAQEVQCGLWLLQQGLSLLRSSVTNAALHGHIDNLVRNVLSIKAVLRSLNIPEYTPPASSAGLESTWRASTAADLLQVHVNFLRGKVRLLLTDAKACQQDVS; this is encoded by the exons GACTACTTGCCTTGCTGTTGATGGTGTTGGAGTGGACCTGCCCAAGCCTACCATCCCCGCTGAGGCCCATCTGCGACCTGAGGGTCCTGAACCATTTCATCAAGGAAGCGCAAGACGCCGAAGCGGCCATG AAGTCATGCCGGGATGGATGCACCCTGTCCCAGTCCGTCAGCATTCCTCAAACCAGAGTAGACTTTGATGTCTGGGAGAAGAAAAac gccATGGAGAAAGCCCAGGAAGTGCAGTGCGGCCTGTGGCTTCTGCAGCAGGGTCTCAGTTTGCTGCGCAGCTCCGTCACCAACGCGGCGCTGCACGGCCACATCGACAACTTGGTTAGGAACGTGCTCAGCATCAAGGCCGTGCTGCGCAGCCTCAACATTCCG GAATACACGCCTCCAGCGAGCTCGGCGGGCCTGGAGAGCACATGGCGGGCATCCACGGCGGCCGACCTGCTTCAAGTGCACGTCAACTTCCTGCGAGGAAAAGTGCGCCTCCTTCTCACCGATGCGAAGGCCTGTCAGCAAGACGTCAGCTGA
- the epoa gene encoding erythropoietin isoform X1, with protein MNRTAERHAVEDLRHSGLLALLLMVLEWTCPSLPSPLRPICDLRVLNHFIKEAQDAEAAMKSCRDGCTLSQSVSIPQTRVDFDVWEKKNAMEKAQEVQCGLWLLQQGLSLLRSSVTNAALHGHIDNLVRNVLSIKAVLRSLNIPEYTPPASSAGLESTWRASTAADLLQVHVNFLRGKVRLLLTDAKACQQDVS; from the exons GACTACTTGCCTTGCTGTTGATGGTGTTGGAGTGGACCTGCCCAAGCCTACCATCCCCGCTGAGGCCCATCTGCGACCTGAGGGTCCTGAACCATTTCATCAAGGAAGCGCAAGACGCCGAAGCGGCCATG AAGTCATGCCGGGATGGATGCACCCTGTCCCAGTCCGTCAGCATTCCTCAAACCAGAGTAGACTTTGATGTCTGGGAGAAGAAAAac gccATGGAGAAAGCCCAGGAAGTGCAGTGCGGCCTGTGGCTTCTGCAGCAGGGTCTCAGTTTGCTGCGCAGCTCCGTCACCAACGCGGCGCTGCACGGCCACATCGACAACTTGGTTAGGAACGTGCTCAGCATCAAGGCCGTGCTGCGCAGCCTCAACATTCCG GAATACACGCCTCCAGCGAGCTCGGCGGGCCTGGAGAGCACATGGCGGGCATCCACGGCGGCCGACCTGCTTCAAGTGCACGTCAACTTCCTGCGAGGAAAAGTGCGCCTCCTTCTCACCGATGCGAAGGCCTGTCAGCAAGACGTCAGCTGA
- the epoa gene encoding erythropoietin isoform X2 — translation MLQNTGRGLLALLLMVLEWTCPSLPSPLRPICDLRVLNHFIKEAQDAEAAMKSCRDGCTLSQSVSIPQTRVDFDVWEKKNAMEKAQEVQCGLWLLQQGLSLLRSSVTNAALHGHIDNLVRNVLSIKAVLRSLNIPEYTPPASSAGLESTWRASTAADLLQVHVNFLRGKVRLLLTDAKACQQDVS, via the exons GACTACTTGCCTTGCTGTTGATGGTGTTGGAGTGGACCTGCCCAAGCCTACCATCCCCGCTGAGGCCCATCTGCGACCTGAGGGTCCTGAACCATTTCATCAAGGAAGCGCAAGACGCCGAAGCGGCCATG AAGTCATGCCGGGATGGATGCACCCTGTCCCAGTCCGTCAGCATTCCTCAAACCAGAGTAGACTTTGATGTCTGGGAGAAGAAAAac gccATGGAGAAAGCCCAGGAAGTGCAGTGCGGCCTGTGGCTTCTGCAGCAGGGTCTCAGTTTGCTGCGCAGCTCCGTCACCAACGCGGCGCTGCACGGCCACATCGACAACTTGGTTAGGAACGTGCTCAGCATCAAGGCCGTGCTGCGCAGCCTCAACATTCCG GAATACACGCCTCCAGCGAGCTCGGCGGGCCTGGAGAGCACATGGCGGGCATCCACGGCGGCCGACCTGCTTCAAGTGCACGTCAACTTCCTGCGAGGAAAAGTGCGCCTCCTTCTCACCGATGCGAAGGCCTGTCAGCAAGACGTCAGCTGA